In Podospora pseudopauciseta strain CBS 411.78 chromosome 2 map unlocalized CBS411.78m_2, whole genome shotgun sequence, the genomic stretch TCTACACTCAGCTGTCCATCAGAAACGATAGCTTTTCCTCTGGCTCATCTTTTGAGTCGGAGCTATGGACCCCTGTGAGCGAAAAGGCTGGCTCAAAACCAACATCTTCTTCCATAGGGGCGGCTTTGGGGGCTTGGGGCCTCACGATCAATGACCTCGACGTGGCCTCGTTACACGGCACCTCTACCAAAGCCAACGACCTCAACGAGCCTGAGGTGATACACAAGCAAATGACCCACCTGGGCCGCACCGATGGTGGACCCCTCTGGGCTATCTGCCAAAAGTCCATCACTGGTCACCCAAAAGCGCCTGCTGCCGCGTGGATGATGAACGGATGCCTGCAGGTCCTCGACAGTGGTCTTGTTCCGGGAAACCGCAACGCCGACAACATCGATCCTGCCCTAAAGGCATATCACCATCTGTGCTTTCCCACTAGGACTGTCAGAATGGCTGGTGAAGGGCCCAAGGCCTTTCTGCTCACGTCATTTGGGTTTGGACAGAAAAGCGGGCAGGTTGTTGGTGTAGCACCGCGCTTCTTCTTTGGCTCGTTGCCTGCCAGCAGCTTTACAGAATATTGCGGCAAGACCAAAGCAAGGCAGGCAAAGGCTGATAGGGCGTTTGCAAAAGCGGTCATGGAAAATCAGGTtgtgaagatgaagacggaGCCTCTGTATGCCAAAAGAGATGCGTCCCGTATCTACTTGGACCGGTCGTTGAGGGTTGGGCAGAATGATATCACGGGAGCGTACCAGTTTGCCACTGTCTCTTAGTAGTTGTCACCAGTTTCGTATTATCAGTACTCAGCTTTAATTTTTCACGCATTGGTTCTGCTTCAATGATGATTGCCATTCTTCTAACCTAACTGTCTAGTCACTGGCCACCCAATGAATTCCCTTGAACATGTTTCCCCAGAATACCTTTTGGTGCTCCGCAAGACTCTTGCAAGGGAACAACCACGAGTAGTGCGGATAGCCAGGATAAGCATCGTACAGAACCGCCACGCCAGCTTCCTCAAGACTATCCTTCATAAGCCTTGCGTCATCTCGCAGCGTATCCGCCCCAGACTCGGTCACGTATACCTTCTTCAAATCCCCAAGgcgggggtgaagaagaacagACAGATATGGATCCTCCGGCGCGCCACCATACGTGTCCAACCAGGATAGCATCGCCGACTTGCTGTTGACCGTGTACTCGTCATTCTCGTCATACGAGGTATAACCCTCCCTCTTGTCCAGCGGCACAGCATCAGGGTGAACCGTCACCGGAGCCAACGCCACCACTCCCTTGACCCTATCCCGCATACCCATCATCTCAACGAGCTTCAGCCCGACCCCAAACGCAAGATTGCCACCGCTAGAAGTCCCCATCAAGGTAATCTCGTCAGCACCAAAGTGATCGAGGGCCCAAACGGCAGCAGCCACCCCGTCGTTCAACCCAGTCGGGAACTTGAACTCGGGCGCGAGTCGATACCCGACGCTGACAATCCTCATCTGGGCATTCTTACTTAGGGCGCGGACGAAGCCATCTTCTTGCTCGACGCTGCCCATGACGAAGCCACCTCCGTGGAAGTAGACCCCGAGAGGGAGATTGGCGTCACCGGCGTCGTTGGGGGTGTAAGTCCGGACCGAGAAGTCGCCGAGATGGACTGTCTCGGTGATTACGGTCGGgtcgggaggagggaagccGTATCGTTGCATCATTTTGCTGATGAGGATGCTCCATTGCTGCTTGGTTTCGTCTGTGGAGCCGGTTAGATGGGGTGCTTGGCCGAGGTCGGCGATGAACTGGCGTGATTGGGGGTGAGTATGGGGGGCCTTTTCCCGATCATGTAGGGGTGAGTCTTACCTCGCGATAGGGTTTTTCCAAGCGGGATTCGGCGTTCATTTTGGGCAGAGCGGGTGGTAGACAGTGGGATAGAACGAGGAAAAAGGGGCAGCCTTGTCTGACCCAGGATCAACTTTGAGTGGAATAGGTGCTTTTATGGTCGGTGGCCGAAGGGTTCATCCAAGTGCGGATAGCGTACGGCGTCTTTTGGTGTCAATAACTCCAGCAACCTTCGGCCACCGGGGTTTTATACATGTCAGTTATTCGGGTCAAGATGTTCATTGCCCTCGCCCAAAGTCAACCCTTCACACCTAGCAGGTCAAATAAACGATTACGAAGCAATCTTATCAGCCAACCAACCGACGATGCCTGTTTACCACGTTGCTCTTTTCAAACTCAAACCAGAGGCTGACCCCAACAAGGTGAAGCAGTGGCAAGCACTGGCTGAGGGAATGGTCGGACAAGTACCTGGTAGCACCAGCACTCCATGCATCTCACCGAGGAGGATTGCTAACAGGTCTTCCAGGCCTTATAGGTCTTCAGGCAGGCGCGCCCATTGCCTTAACGGCACCCATGGCAAAGGGATTTGACATGGGCGTGGTGGTGCACCTGGATTACGTCGAGAGTCTGGCGACCTTTTTTACCCATCCCAGTCATGAGGAGTGAGTTGTTCTTGTGTCCACTCCGTTGATAAGCAG encodes the following:
- a CDS encoding uncharacterized protein (SMCOG1066:alpha/beta hydrolase domain-containing protein; EggNog:ENOG503P2N8; MEROPS:MER0034665; COG:V; antiSMASH:Cluster_4), producing the protein MNAESRLEKPYREFIADLGQAPHLTGSTDETKQQWSILISKMMQRYGFPPPDPTVITETVHLGDFSVRTYTPNDAGDANLPLGVYFHGGGFVMGSVEQEDGFVRALSKNAQMRIVSVGYRLAPEFKFPTGLNDGVAAAVWALDHFGADEITLMGTSSGGNLAFGVGLKLVEMMGMRDRVKGVVALAPVTVHPDAVPLDKREGYTSYDENDEYTVNSKSAMLSWLDTYGGAPEDPYLSVLLHPRLGDLKKVYVTESGADTLRDDARLMKDSLEEAGVAVLYDAYPGYPHYSWLFPCKSLAEHQKVFWGNMFKGIHWVASD
- a CDS encoding uncharacterized protein (COG:S; EggNog:ENOG503P67N; antiSMASH:Cluster_4), which gives rise to MPVYHVALFKLKPEADPNKVKQWQALAEGMVGQVPGLIGLQAGAPIALTAPMAKGFDMGVVVHLDYVESLATFFTHPSHEEVNELYKDVCEIGSTIGYDIEF